One uncultured Methanobrevibacter sp. DNA segment encodes these proteins:
- a CDS encoding ABC transporter permease, whose product MTEIFPEKRFLLKQLIKRDLTSKYKDSVLGIAWSFLNPLMIMIVFTAIFSMMFGRQIENYPVYFLSGRVIYDLFKSGTIGAMKSVKANSSILKKVYVPRYMFAVSKVCYEFINFLISLIILAGVMIVTGAQFHATSFLAVIPIFFLILLIFGVGLILSVANTYFTDVGYLYDVFALILMYASALFYPIEIVPATIQKIFTLNPIYCAISCFRECVVFGVFPNLSALSYLAVFSLTFFFAGIILFSIYENKLTLEL is encoded by the coding sequence ATGACTGAGATTTTTCCTGAAAAAAGATTTTTATTAAAACAACTAATCAAAAGAGATTTGACCTCAAAATACAAGGACTCCGTATTGGGTATTGCATGGAGTTTTCTCAATCCTCTTATGATTATGATTGTATTTACAGCAATATTTTCAATGATGTTCGGACGTCAGATTGAAAATTATCCTGTATATTTCTTATCCGGAAGAGTAATCTACGATTTATTCAAATCAGGAACAATAGGTGCAATGAAATCAGTTAAGGCAAATTCATCTATCCTTAAAAAGGTCTATGTTCCAAGATATATGTTTGCAGTAAGTAAAGTATGCTATGAATTTATAAACTTTTTAATATCATTAATCATTTTAGCAGGAGTTATGATTGTTACAGGAGCGCAATTCCACGCTACAAGCTTTCTGGCAGTCATTCCAATATTCTTCTTAATATTATTGATATTTGGAGTAGGTTTAATATTATCAGTTGCAAACACTTATTTCACAGATGTAGGATATCTTTATGACGTATTCGCATTAATTCTGATGTATGCATCCGCACTCTTTTATCCAATTGAAATCGTACCTGCAACTATCCAGAAGATATTTACATTAAATCCTATTTACTGTGCAATATCCTGTTTCAGGGAATGTGTTGTATTTGGAGTGTTTCCGAATTTAAGTGCACTGTCTTATCTGGCGGTATTTTCATTGACATTCTTTTTTGCAGGAATAATTCTTTTCAGCATATATGAAAATAAATTGACATTGGAGCTGTAG
- the grpE gene encoding nucleotide exchange factor GrpE, producing the protein MTDEKKSETEVETKDLQEQYDELLEEVTLKNEEIEKLTEDLEKQEAETQEYISLSQRLQADFENFKKITDKQNKDIIKFANEKIIKEFLDCYEDFGRALEVEDDKNLREGIELTYNKFKDILTKEGVEEIHAKGEKFDLNKHEALMVQASDDVENGYVIEELMKGYMYKDKVLKYSKVIVCKK; encoded by the coding sequence ATGACTGACGAAAAAAAGAGTGAAACTGAAGTTGAGACAAAAGATCTTCAAGAACAGTATGACGAACTTCTCGAAGAGGTCACATTAAAAAATGAAGAAATAGAAAAACTCACCGAAGATCTTGAAAAACAAGAAGCTGAAACTCAAGAATACATATCCCTATCTCAAAGACTTCAAGCAGATTTCGAAAACTTCAAAAAAATAACCGACAAACAAAACAAAGACATCATAAAATTTGCTAACGAAAAAATAATAAAAGAGTTTTTGGATTGTTATGAAGACTTCGGCAGAGCTTTAGAAGTTGAAGATGATAAAAACTTAAGAGAAGGTATAGAACTTACCTACAACAAATTCAAAGATATTTTAACAAAAGAGGGCGTTGAAGAAATTCACGCCAAAGGTGAAAAATTTGACTTGAACAAACATGAAGCACTAATGGTTCAGGCATCAGATGACGTTGAAAACGGATACGTCATAGAGGAACTGATGAAAGGCTACATGTACAAGGATAAAGTTTTAAAATACTCAAAAGTTATTGTTTGTAAAAAATAA
- a CDS encoding ArsR family transcriptional regulator, producing the protein MTDINDFEKNDKNHRNVNSSNGHIEIRGSYNDQLGDIDKEDILDVMGCKTRRDIINLLREEPMFVSEISNELDIGQKAIIEHLRAMEDIGILNSSYKKILRGRPRKYYDLQHEVNIHITINKNTFDVNLSEDMLNTLQLPSGDEWSKLLDIEKRIDSGQLEAIDELKNQIRLYGNLKERAEYILERTLKNR; encoded by the coding sequence ATGACTGACATTAATGACTTTGAAAAAAATGATAAAAATCATAGAAATGTCAATTCTTCTAATGGCCACATAGAAATTAGAGGAAGCTACAACGACCAATTAGGAGATATTGATAAAGAAGATATACTTGACGTAATGGGTTGTAAGACTAGAAGAGATATTATAAACCTTTTAAGGGAAGAGCCAATGTTTGTTAGTGAAATATCAAACGAACTGGATATTGGTCAAAAGGCAATCATAGAACATTTGCGTGCTATGGAAGATATCGGTATTCTCAACTCCTCCTACAAGAAAATATTAAGGGGTCGTCCTCGTAAATATTATGATTTGCAGCATGAGGTTAATATTCACATTACCATCAATAAGAATACATTTGATGTTAACCTTTCAGAAGACATGTTAAATACTCTTCAGCTTCCTTCAGGTGACGAATGGTCAAAGCTTTTGGATATCGAAAAAAGAATTGATTCAGGTCAGCTTGAAGCAATCGATGAACTTAAAAATCAGATAAGATTGTACGGCAACCTTAAAGAAAGAGCAGAGTATATTCTCGAGAGAACTTTAAAAAACAGATAA
- a CDS encoding CDP-glycerol glycerophosphotransferase family protein encodes MDDFKFSVIILGYNVESWIEKSVKSVIDQSLDFEKNIELILFNNGSTDNTSEICKKYADLYPDNVKYISKNEHGRNKLNENLRNLKGKYVFILHPEGHLSRNCLNNVLELFEKHAEIDTITIKPDSFISSANPSFFESKYSTTQVVDLIKKPEFFQGQSRGCFYKKSSFDEVKFPDEINLLEEIAFVNQILINNPKLGICSDCKYFFQTSQEKKALLSMIPNLKKLVSDESYPLKLLIEKCLEKYYYVPKFIQNTILYYLNELILNESIYEKLNKNEIKKINERTKNLLQYIDDENIHNHPQIDIKIKAFLLFLKNDYSYSQKDQVKLNESLKLDTVFIDIYEIIEDKLYILANINSLSKDEKVNVYVNGKKVETRTLEFPQRERYYLNEKYLTNHTFEFYLNLDKNKKYEIDFKRDSAEKYHIDFSRPCNFSKVVGYAKTRKYLSILDGDKIVISKKKTISWLKNEIKTLARMIKNRSSGFESAVPIRIIYMLLYPFFKNKRIWFYMDFPTIADDNGMHLFRYSINQDEKDIEKYFIIDKNTPDYEKMKKIGPVIGYHSLKHRILGLFTEKIITSHPDNNYIYAFWGHYPNFAGLLKSSTIFLQHGITLNNISGWLNKFDKNLDFLLTASKKEYDSLFKYYYNYDKQIIQLLGFPRFDNLTDEKTKTILLMPSWRRYLNHETKYTISNSSYFKTYNALINNEKLIEMAEKYGYEIIFRPHPHVYDFIELFHENKYVKIDHERGSYQDLFKKGSLLITDYSSVAFDFAYLKKPVLYYQYGEDYHFNLDESYFDYDTMGFGEVCGNEEELLEIICEYMENDCRMKEKHIKNVEDYFIFTDKNNCRRVHEAIKKIPPRD; translated from the coding sequence ATGGATGATTTTAAATTTTCAGTTATAATATTAGGTTATAATGTAGAATCATGGATTGAAAAATCAGTTAAATCCGTTATCGATCAAAGTTTAGATTTTGAAAAAAACATTGAACTCATACTGTTCAACAACGGCAGTACCGACAATACCTCAGAGATTTGTAAAAAATATGCTGACCTTTATCCGGACAATGTGAAATATATCTCAAAAAATGAACATGGTCGCAACAAACTAAATGAAAATTTAAGAAATTTAAAAGGAAAATATGTCTTCATACTGCATCCTGAAGGACACTTGTCAAGAAATTGTCTGAACAATGTTTTAGAGCTTTTTGAAAAACATGCAGAAATTGATACCATAACCATCAAACCAGACAGTTTCATCTCCTCTGCTAATCCTTCCTTTTTTGAATCAAAATACAGCACAACACAAGTTGTTGACTTAATTAAAAAACCTGAATTTTTCCAGGGCCAGTCAAGAGGCTGCTTTTATAAAAAATCATCATTTGACGAGGTGAAATTTCCCGATGAAATAAACCTTCTCGAGGAAATTGCATTTGTAAATCAGATTCTGATAAATAATCCCAAACTTGGAATCTGCAGTGACTGCAAATATTTTTTCCAAACCTCTCAGGAAAAAAAGGCATTGCTGAGCATGATTCCGAATTTGAAAAAATTAGTCAGTGACGAGAGTTATCCTCTTAAACTTTTAATCGAAAAATGTTTAGAAAAATATTATTATGTTCCAAAATTCATCCAAAACACTATACTTTATTATTTAAATGAGCTTATCCTGAATGAGAGCATCTATGAAAAACTGAATAAAAATGAGATAAAAAAAATCAATGAAAGAACAAAAAATCTTTTGCAGTATATTGATGATGAAAATATCCACAATCACCCTCAGATTGACATAAAAATAAAAGCATTTCTGTTATTTTTAAAAAATGATTATTCCTACTCTCAAAAGGATCAAGTTAAATTAAATGAATCATTAAAATTAGACACAGTTTTCATTGACATCTATGAAATTATTGAAGACAAATTGTATATCCTTGCTAACATCAACTCATTAAGCAAAGATGAAAAAGTAAATGTATATGTAAACGGCAAAAAAGTTGAAACAAGGACACTGGAGTTTCCGCAAAGGGAAAGATATTATCTAAACGAAAAGTACCTCACAAACCATACCTTTGAATTTTACCTGAATCTTGATAAAAACAAAAAATATGAAATAGACTTTAAAAGAGATTCAGCTGAAAAATACCATATCGACTTTTCAAGACCGTGCAATTTCTCAAAGGTTGTGGGATATGCAAAAACCAGAAAATATTTGAGTATTCTTGACGGTGATAAAATCGTCATTTCCAAGAAAAAAACAATATCCTGGCTGAAAAATGAAATCAAAACATTGGCAAGGATGATTAAAAACAGATCTTCAGGATTTGAAAGTGCAGTACCAATAAGAATAATCTATATGCTTTTATATCCATTTTTCAAAAATAAAAGAATCTGGTTTTACATGGATTTTCCAACAATAGCTGACGATAACGGAATGCATCTTTTCAGATATTCAATAAACCAGGACGAAAAGGACATTGAAAAGTATTTCATTATTGATAAAAACACCCCAGATTATGAAAAAATGAAAAAAATTGGTCCGGTTATTGGCTATCATTCCCTTAAACACAGGATATTGGGATTATTTACAGAAAAGATTATAACATCCCACCCCGACAACAACTATATCTACGCTTTTTGGGGACATTACCCTAACTTTGCAGGCCTTTTAAAATCATCCACTATATTTCTGCAGCACGGAATAACCCTTAACAACATTTCAGGCTGGCTCAATAAATTCGACAAGAACCTGGATTTTCTTCTGACTGCATCCAAAAAGGAATATGATTCACTGTTTAAATACTACTATAATTATGATAAGCAAATCATTCAACTTTTAGGATTTCCAAGATTCGACAACTTGACTGACGAGAAGACAAAAACAATTCTTTTAATGCCTTCCTGGAGAAGGTACCTTAACCACGAGACCAAATATACAATCAGCAATTCAAGCTATTTTAAAACATATAATGCACTGATAAATAATGAAAAACTGATAGAAATGGCAGAAAAATACGGATATGAAATAATATTCCGCCCGCATCCTCACGTATACGATTTTATCGAGTTATTCCATGAAAACAAATATGTAAAAATTGACCATGAGCGCGGAAGCTATCAGGATCTCTTCAAAAAAGGATCACTGCTGATAACCGATTATTCTTCAGTTGCATTCGATTTTGCTTATCTTAAAAAACCGGTATTGTATTATCAGTATGGTGAAGATTATCATTTCAATCTGGATGAAAGTTATTTCGACTATGATACAATGGGCTTTGGTGAAGTCTGTGGAAATGAAGAGGAGCTGCTTGAAATCATTTGTGAATATATGGAAAATGACTGCAGAATGAAGGAAAAACACATCAAAAACGTTGAGGACTATTTCATATTCACCGATAAAAACAACTGCAGGAGAGTTCATGAGGCAATTAAAAAAATTCCGCCTAGAGACTGA
- the dnaJ gene encoding molecular chaperone DnaJ, whose amino-acid sequence MADKRDYYEVLGVDKTADEKTIKKAYRKLARKYHPDVCDEPDAEDKFKEVSEAYAVLSDDEKRQRYDQYGHAGMDGFTAEDFYQNVNFDDIFQGFDIGNIFEMFGFGGGNRSRGRTGPQRGSDIYTEVPISLEEAFKGCDKEIKITRSELCPTCNGSKSKPGSDPKTCPTCGGSGQIKEVSNTFLGQMVNVRPCRECGGTGKIITDPCDDCHGKGSKRKSKTIKIEIPEGVDEGNHLRVSGEGNCGEAPGLEGDLIVTVHIKGHRKFKREGDHLYMEQQISFPQAALGDLISIPTIEGKEVEFKVTPGTQSGTVFKLRGQGMNSVRHSGRGNMYVTVTVVVPKKLNSKQKNLLKEFADVSGDEIKHVEKGIFDRVKDAMK is encoded by the coding sequence ATGGCAGACAAGCGAGATTATTATGAAGTTCTTGGAGTAGATAAAACTGCTGATGAAAAGACAATAAAAAAAGCTTATCGTAAATTAGCCAGAAAATACCATCCTGACGTTTGTGATGAACCCGATGCTGAAGATAAGTTTAAAGAAGTAAGTGAAGCTTACGCAGTCTTGTCTGACGATGAAAAACGTCAAAGATATGACCAATACGGTCATGCAGGAATGGATGGATTTACTGCAGAAGACTTCTATCAAAATGTAAACTTCGATGATATTTTCCAGGGATTCGATATTGGAAACATATTTGAAATGTTCGGTTTTGGTGGAGGAAATCGCAGCCGTGGAAGAACAGGTCCTCAAAGAGGTTCAGACATTTATACTGAAGTTCCAATTAGTTTAGAAGAGGCATTTAAAGGCTGTGACAAAGAAATCAAGATTACAAGAAGTGAATTATGTCCTACATGTAACGGATCCAAATCAAAACCAGGTTCTGATCCGAAAACCTGTCCTACATGTGGAGGTTCCGGACAAATCAAAGAAGTCAGCAACACATTCTTAGGTCAAATGGTTAATGTAAGACCATGCAGAGAATGTGGAGGAACAGGTAAAATAATTACCGACCCTTGTGATGACTGTCACGGAAAAGGAAGCAAAAGAAAAAGCAAAACAATTAAAATTGAAATCCCAGAAGGTGTCGATGAAGGCAATCACCTGAGAGTTTCAGGAGAAGGAAACTGCGGTGAAGCCCCTGGTCTTGAAGGGGACCTGATTGTTACAGTCCACATCAAAGGACACAGAAAATTCAAACGTGAAGGCGACCATTTATACATGGAACAGCAAATCAGTTTCCCACAGGCAGCATTAGGTGACTTAATCAGCATCCCTACCATTGAAGGCAAGGAAGTTGAGTTTAAGGTTACACCAGGAACACAAAGCGGAACAGTATTTAAACTGAGAGGACAAGGAATGAACTCTGTTAGACATTCAGGTAGAGGAAATATGTATGTAACCGTAACAGTAGTAGTTCCTAAAAAATTAAACTCCAAACAAAAGAACCTGCTTAAAGAATTCGCTGATGTCAGTGGAGACGAAATTAAACATGTTGAAAAAGGAATCTTTGACAGGGTCAAAGATGCGATGAAATAA
- the hisE gene encoding phosphoribosyl-ATP diphosphatase: MADDTIIREVYEVLESRRDNPIDSYTSKIMQDSDKKAEDKILEKIAEEAGEVLLAAKNDENLVYESVDLIFHTLLILVYKGVDIDEVFEEFANRRK, from the coding sequence ATGGCTGATGATACAATCATCAGAGAAGTTTATGAAGTCTTAGAATCAAGACGGGACAATCCCATAGATTCATACACTTCCAAAATCATGCAGGACAGCGATAAAAAAGCTGAAGACAAAATACTTGAAAAAATTGCAGAAGAAGCTGGAGAAGTATTGCTTGCTGCAAAAAATGACGAAAATCTTGTATATGAATCAGTAGATTTAATATTTCATACATTATTGATTTTAGTTTACAAAGGCGTAGACATAGATGAAGTATTTGAAGAATTTGCCAATAGAAGAAAATAG
- the larB gene encoding nickel pincer cofactor biosynthesis protein LarB, translated as MKEILERLVGGELNIEEAEKLLKSENILEFDEIAKFDIDRSKRTGFPEAVFSPSKDYDDLLVIIKKFLENNDDDLIITKLSKERYERILDDLGKNSFIFDYNRRAQILVIRKEIKNKEKTAKIGIITAGTSDINIAEEARVIVEEGGCEAITSYDIGVAGIHRLFPQIAYMTREGVRAFIVCAGMEGALPSVVAGLVDVPVIAVPTSVGYGVGEGGRVALDAMLQSCAPGIAVVNIDNGFGAGVFALTIVNSD; from the coding sequence ATGAAAGAGATTCTTGAAAGATTGGTCGGCGGGGAACTGAATATTGAAGAAGCAGAAAAGCTTCTAAAATCAGAAAACATTCTGGAATTTGATGAAATTGCCAAATTTGATATTGACAGAAGCAAAAGAACAGGCTTTCCGGAAGCAGTGTTTTCACCCAGCAAGGATTATGATGACCTTCTGGTGATAATTAAAAAGTTCCTTGAAAATAATGATGATGATTTAATCATAACCAAATTGTCTAAAGAAAGATATGAAAGAATTTTAGATGATTTAGGTAAAAATTCATTTATTTTTGACTATAACAGACGTGCTCAGATACTGGTAATTAGAAAAGAAATAAAAAATAAAGAAAAAACTGCAAAAATAGGAATCATCACTGCAGGAACATCCGACATTAACATAGCCGAAGAGGCCCGCGTAATTGTCGAGGAAGGCGGATGTGAAGCAATCACCTCATATGATATTGGTGTTGCAGGAATTCACAGGCTGTTTCCTCAGATTGCATATATGACTCGGGAAGGAGTTCGTGCATTTATTGTTTGTGCCGGAATGGAAGGAGCACTCCCGTCTGTTGTTGCAGGTCTTGTTGACGTTCCGGTAATTGCTGTTCCGACATCTGTGGGTTATGGAGTTGGTGAAGGAGGCCGTGTTGCCCTTGATGCAATGCTTCAGTCATGCGCTCCTGGAATAGCTGTTGTAAATATCGATAATGGTTTTGGAGCAGGCGTTTTTGCACTGACTATTGTAAATAGTGACTGA
- a CDS encoding ABC transporter ATP-binding protein — MSLKERLKRLLNKQIDNLYPKEVTILPNTSKYKNMTLFAPDRGMNADTFYLSALDENNNPIVDETIKIKIDDEIIEKQTNEYGNVIFPLDLDLGLYVAEVFFPNGEYSQSIETNITRFTPEKTKRLTNNKKKNDEDPKKKVYLYTPNMTMYKNSETQYYAKLRNYEFEPVEGEKIKFTIDGKTYTSKTDEQGFAKVDIALDVGTYPVKIDYEGGFKYNSAHNKSKLEILLRDIDRKVMIDVNHLTMEFKVTNDKIDTLKEFIIRTIKRNKEEKEKIKILDDITFQVYEGEKLGILGFNGAGKSTLLKVITGIYEPTQGYIKKYGKIAPLLELGAGFDKNYTGKNNIYLNGAFLGLKESFIKEKYDEIVEYSELGEFINYPIKNYSSGMRAKLGFSIATLAEPDILIIDEILSVGDVKFKQKSSEKINSMMEDGVTVILVSHSISQIKKICNRCIWLEDGKIAMQGDVDAVCDAYLSSAAGTSKKNKK; from the coding sequence ATGAGTTTAAAGGAAAGATTAAAAAGATTGTTAAATAAACAAATTGATAACCTTTACCCAAAAGAAGTCACTATTCTTCCAAATACCAGCAAATATAAGAATATGACTCTTTTTGCTCCAGACAGAGGTATGAATGCAGATACATTTTATCTCAGCGCACTTGATGAAAATAATAATCCTATTGTTGATGAAACCATAAAAATCAAAATTGACGATGAAATAATTGAAAAGCAAACAAATGAATATGGAAATGTAATTTTTCCATTGGATTTGGATTTAGGATTATATGTTGCAGAAGTTTTCTTCCCAAACGGAGAATATTCACAAAGCATTGAAACAAATATAACCAGGTTCACACCTGAAAAAACAAAAAGGCTGACAAATAATAAAAAGAAAAATGATGAAGACCCTAAAAAGAAAGTTTATCTCTATACTCCAAATATGACAATGTATAAAAACAGTGAAACACAGTACTATGCCAAATTAAGGAATTATGAGTTCGAACCTGTTGAAGGGGAAAAGATTAAGTTCACAATTGACGGGAAAACCTATACCTCCAAAACCGATGAACAGGGATTTGCAAAGGTAGATATAGCTTTAGATGTTGGAACATACCCTGTTAAAATTGACTATGAAGGCGGTTTCAAATATAATTCCGCTCACAACAAATCCAAATTGGAAATACTGCTTAGAGATATAGACAGAAAGGTAATGATTGATGTTAATCATTTGACTATGGAATTTAAAGTCACCAACGATAAAATAGATACCTTAAAGGAGTTCATAATAAGAACCATTAAAAGAAACAAAGAGGAAAAGGAAAAGATTAAAATATTGGATGACATTACATTTCAGGTCTACGAAGGAGAGAAACTGGGAATTTTAGGATTCAACGGAGCAGGAAAAAGTACTCTTTTAAAAGTAATAACTGGAATATATGAACCCACACAGGGATATATTAAAAAATATGGAAAAATTGCACCATTGCTAGAACTTGGTGCAGGTTTTGACAAAAATTATACCGGAAAGAACAATATTTATCTGAATGGAGCATTTCTTGGACTTAAAGAAAGTTTCATAAAAGAGAAATATGATGAAATAGTTGAATATTCGGAACTGGGTGAATTTATAAATTACCCCATAAAGAATTATTCATCTGGTATGAGAGCGAAATTAGGTTTTTCAATAGCGACACTAGCTGAACCGGACATATTAATTATCGATGAAATTCTATCCGTGGGAGACGTTAAATTCAAGCAAAAAAGTTCTGAAAAAATTAATTCAATGATGGAGGACGGAGTAACTGTAATACTTGTTTCACATTCAATTTCACAAATCAAAAAAATCTGTAACAGATGCATTTGGCTGGAAGATGGGAAAATTGCAATGCAGGGCGATGTTGATGCTGTTTGCGATGCATACCTGTCCAGTGCAGCAGGAACTTCTAAAAAAAATAAAAAATAG
- the hypF gene encoding carbamoyltransferase HypF: protein MKARKILTQGIVQGVGFRPYVYRLASDLNLKGHVRNLGNVVEIIIEGENTDSFIERLPEELPPIAKIDSMTVEDIDFNDYSDFEIIESGDSYSGVSVIPPDIAICDSCLEEIRNPKDRRYKYPFNACTDCGPRFTVIESVPYDRIRTSMDEFPLCDDCLLEYKEPLNRRYHGEAICCGDCGPQMAFYSGKEKIDIKNPIKLGAQKLEDGKILAIKGIGGTHLVVDAYNDDAIKELRGRLNRPNQAFAVMAKDLKAVQNYAQLSEKEIETITSNKRPIVILKKNDNYPFPDSLSPGLHNIGVMLPYSPMHYLLFDESDIDTFVMTSANTPGEPMMIENNEIINGVNDYSLVHNRKILNRCDDSVIRFRNNELSFIRRSRGYTPEPYKINYDVNDSNVLALGPELDVTFSIAKDNIAYPSQHIGNTNKPKTLEFLKQAIENMQRITKITEFDMIACDLHPHFFTTRLAYDLAEKYDAEVIPVQHHHAHSVALANDHSIDEMIVIAADGVGYGSDATSWGGEILYTDISSFERLGHLQSQLMPGGDMATRYPARMLASILNDGELIKDYSKYFKYGEMEIKNLFKQLDAGINVGKTTSTGRVLDSMAVALEIAHERTYEGECSMKLESCAYYSTKNLEIPYIIEDNVLNTTEILKQVVKLYKNGEKKADVANAGQNAVAKGLAELAVKACDKKGLKDIGATGGVFYNEAITDAVKNSVKNSGYNFIEHINTCAGDGSVSLGQAIVAKKQK, encoded by the coding sequence ATGAAAGCCCGTAAGATTTTGACACAAGGAATAGTTCAGGGAGTGGGATTTAGACCTTATGTATACAGACTTGCATCCGATTTAAATCTCAAAGGACACGTAAGAAACCTTGGAAATGTTGTTGAAATCATAATCGAAGGCGAAAATACCGATTCATTTATTGAAAGGCTGCCTGAAGAATTGCCGCCGATTGCCAAGATAGACTCAATGACTGTTGAAGACATTGATTTTAATGATTATTCTGATTTTGAAATTATTGAAAGCGGAGATTCATACTCAGGCGTCAGTGTTATTCCGCCGGACATTGCAATCTGTGACAGCTGTCTTGAAGAGATAAGAAATCCGAAAGACAGACGGTATAAATATCCATTCAATGCATGTACCGACTGCGGACCACGATTTACTGTCATTGAAAGCGTTCCATATGACAGAATCAGAACATCCATGGACGAATTTCCATTGTGTGACGACTGCCTTTTGGAATACAAAGAACCTTTAAACAGGCGTTACCACGGTGAGGCAATATGCTGCGGTGATTGCGGTCCTCAAATGGCTTTTTATAGTGGAAAAGAAAAAATTGACATCAAAAATCCTATTAAATTGGGGGCTCAAAAGCTTGAAGACGGTAAAATCCTGGCGATTAAGGGAATCGGAGGAACACATCTTGTTGTTGATGCATATAATGATGATGCAATAAAAGAATTGAGAGGACGTCTGAACCGTCCAAACCAGGCATTTGCAGTGATGGCCAAAGATTTAAAGGCCGTTCAAAATTATGCCCAGTTATCCGAAAAGGAAATTGAAACAATTACTTCAAATAAAAGGCCGATTGTTATTCTTAAAAAAAATGATAATTATCCCTTCCCCGACAGCCTCTCACCGGGACTTCACAATATCGGAGTTATGCTTCCCTATTCTCCTATGCATTACCTGCTTTTTGATGAAAGTGACATTGACACCTTTGTCATGACTTCTGCAAATACACCGGGAGAACCTATGATGATTGAAAACAATGAGATTATCAACGGTGTCAACGATTATTCTCTGGTTCACAACCGTAAAATACTGAACAGATGCGATGATTCAGTCATCAGGTTCAGAAACAATGAACTGTCATTTATCAGAAGGTCAAGAGGATATACTCCGGAACCCTATAAAATAAACTATGATGTTAATGACTCCAACGTTCTTGCACTGGGTCCCGAACTTGACGTTACATTTTCAATTGCCAAGGACAATATTGCATATCCTTCACAGCATATCGGAAATACAAACAAGCCAAAAACACTGGAATTTTTAAAACAGGCTATAGAAAACATGCAGAGAATTACAAAAATCACCGAATTCGACATGATTGCATGTGATTTGCACCCTCACTTTTTTACAACAAGACTGGCTTATGATTTAGCCGAGAAATATGATGCTGAGGTAATTCCAGTTCAGCACCATCATGCACACTCTGTTGCACTGGCAAATGACCATTCTATAGATGAAATGATTGTCATTGCTGCCGACGGAGTAGGATACGGAAGTGACGCCACAAGCTGGGGAGGCGAAATTCTTTATACTGATATCAGCAGCTTTGAAAGGTTAGGTCATCTGCAAAGCCAGCTGATGCCCGGAGGAGATATGGCAACCAGATATCCTGCAAGAATGCTTGCAAGCATATTGAATGATGGCGAACTGATTAAAGATTATTCAAAATATTTCAAATACGGAGAGATGGAGATTAAAAATCTCTTCAAGCAGCTTGATGCCGGAATCAATGTGGGAAAAACAACAAGTACAGGAAGGGTTCTTGATTCAATGGCTGTCGCTTTGGAAATTGCCCATGAGAGAACATATGAAGGAGAATGTTCAATGAAACTTGAATCCTGTGCATACTACTCCACCAAAAATCTGGAAATCCCCTACATTATCGAAGACAATGTCCTCAATACAACTGAAATTTTAAAGCAGGTAGTTAAGCTATACAAAAACGGTGAAAAAAAGGCAGATGTTGCAAATGCAGGACAGAATGCAGTTGCAAAAGGTCTTGCAGAACTTGCAGTTAAAGCATGCGATAAAAAAGGCCTTAAAGACATCGGCGCTACAGGCGGCGTATTTTATAATGAAGCAATTACAGATGCAGTTAAAAATTCAGTTAAAAACAGCGGATACAATTTCATCGAGCACATAAACACATGTGCCGGAGACGGTTCTGTATCTTTAGGACAGGCAATAGTTGCCAAAAAACAAAAATGA